The window CTCATGCCACATGCACGTGCACGACGTAGGTCTTTGTGCGGCGCATCCAGAATCGTTTGTGTGTTGGTTAAATCGTGAATCGTTGTGAATGACGATTGTTCAATGCCCAGTTTCTCGTGAATCACTTTCACTACTGGTGCAATACAGTTCGTTGTACAAGACGCTGCGGTTACGATGCGGTGCTGCGCTGGGTCGAAGATGTGGTCGTTCACACCCACTACGATGTTAGCTACGCCGTCTTCTTTTACTGGTGCGCTAACAACAACACGTTTTACGCCTTGTTCTAGGTATTTGTTTAGGAATGAGGTTTTGCGATGAACGCCCGTTGCTTCAATCACAACATCACATTGACCCCAGTTCACAGCATCGATATCACGCTCTTGTGAAGTCGTGATGCGCTTACCGTTGATCACCATATCTGTGCCTTCAACTTGCACTGCATGGTTCCAACGACCTTGAACTGAATCGAACTCAAGTAAGTGACCAAGCGTCGCTGCATCACCCGCTACATCGTTGATGTGTACGAACTCTAGCTCTGGCCAATCAAACGCTGCGCGTAATGCCAAACGACCAATTCGACCGAAACCGTTAATACCTACTTTAATCGTCATAATCTTCTACCTTTAAGCTTTCGCTGGTTAACAGCACGCTGCACGAGCTTTGTCTTGTAAACGTGAAATATCGTCTTGGTACTCTTGCTTCAAACAGTTCGAGGCCACCAAGTCATCAATCAATTTTTGCATCCATCCCGGTAATTGATCGGACAGCTCGTAGTACACCCATTGCCCCTGACGTTTATCAACTAAAATACCATTCGATCTTAGCTGGGCCAGATGGCGAGAAATCTTGGGCTGGCTTTGTTGTAATGCATGAGCCAAATCACCAACACAGGTTTCCCCTTCACGAACCACCAACATTAAGCAGCGCACACGAGTCTCGTCGGAAAGAAGTTTGAAGAACTGATGTGGAAGCATAAATACATACCTATATATGGATATGCGAATATGGTTATTTAAAACTGAGATGCCGTCAAGCGATCGTGCCCGACTGTAATAAAAGTTTAATATTTGATCAGATTAGGCGCCAGAAAAGGTCTGGCTCCAGCGCACGGCTTCGCCAAGTTCAGACTTCACGTCATCGACAGAAAGACCGAGTTGCTGGGAGAATTGCTCCACGCCCGCCCAATCGGCACGCTCGTAGCACTCTTCGATTGCCAGTAACGCGCCGTATTCACCTTGGCGATGCAACAAGGCTTGCTGCACGGAAGGACTTAACGGCAACTGTCCAACTAAAGATTCGACAGACAAATCGAGCATGGCATCGAGAATCGACAATAAGCCGATCATAAAACCCTGCTCGTTGAGATGGGCAAAAGGTTGATAGCGCGACATGGCTTCACAGAATTGAGCGCGTTGCAGAGATAAGTTGTACAACTCTCGCGGCTTGCTACTAGAGATATAAGACGCTACCACTAGTGAGACAAACATTTTGAGCTTTTCTTGCCCAAGGTAAATCAAGGCTTGGCGGAATGACGTGATGGTCACTTCCAACGTAGTCGATTGTGTGTTCACAAAACGCAGTAACTTATACGACAGCGTGACATCTTGGGTAATGATGTTTTCAATCCGGCCAAAGTCTGGATCGGGCACGCATACTTCTCTGAATAACTTAAGCGCCAGCACTTGTTCGGGGCTCACATATTTAGTCTGCATCACTTCGGGCTTACTGAAAAAGTAGCCTTGGAAGAATTTAAAGCCCGCCTCTTTGGTCGCTTCAAACTCAGCTTCGGTTTCGACCCGCTCAGCCAAAAAGTGGTATTTGGTGCGCTTTTTGGTGTGCTTCTTTACTAAATCGCACGCATTTTTCAGCCCCATCGCCATGATGTCGAGTTTCACGATATGAACATAAGGCAGAAAGCGACGCCATTCGTCAGTCAAAGTGAAGTCATCGAGCGCAATCAAATAGCCTTCACGGTAAAGTTCGCGAATGGCTTCAAGCAGTTCATCGGTCGGTTGGCAGGTTTCGAGTACCTCAACCACGATTTTGTTTTTCGGCAAACTTCTTGGTAGCCGACGCAACAAGCTCTGTTGAGGGAAGTTGATGAAGCATCGTGACGATGCAATCAGAGGATTGGTTCCGACAGAGAGAAAATTCTCTACAATCAATCGGTATGTCGCCCTGTTTGAATCGATGTGTGCAGGATATGCATTACTTTCACCATCACGGAACAACAA is drawn from Vibrio campbellii CAIM 519 = NBRC 15631 = ATCC 25920 and contains these coding sequences:
- a CDS encoding ArsJ-associated glyceraldehyde-3-phosphate dehydrogenase — translated: MTIKVGINGFGRIGRLALRAAFDWPELEFVHINDVAGDAATLGHLLEFDSVQGRWNHAVQVEGTDMVINGKRITTSQERDIDAVNWGQCDVVIEATGVHRKTSFLNKYLEQGVKRVVVSAPVKEDGVANIVVGVNDHIFDPAQHRIVTAASCTTNCIAPVVKVIHEKLGIEQSSFTTIHDLTNTQTILDAPHKDLRRARACGMSLIPTTTGSAKAIVEIFPELKDKINGHAVRVPLANASLTDIIFDVKRDTTAEEVNALLREASEGELKGILGFEERPLVSIDYKGDQRSTIVDAQSTMVVGSRMVKIYAWYDNEMGYATRTAELVRNVGTA
- a CDS encoding metalloregulator ArsR/SmtB family transcription factor encodes the protein MLPHQFFKLLSDETRVRCLMLVVREGETCVGDLAHALQQSQPKISRHLAQLRSNGILVDKRQGQWVYYELSDQLPGWMQKLIDDLVASNCLKQEYQDDISRLQDKARAACC
- a CDS encoding EAL and HDOD domain-containing protein codes for the protein MKNAYVARQPIFNRKRQTLGYELLFRDGESNAYPAHIDSNRATYRLIVENFLSVGTNPLIASSRCFINFPQQSLLRRLPRSLPKNKIVVEVLETCQPTDELLEAIRELYREGYLIALDDFTLTDEWRRFLPYVHIVKLDIMAMGLKNACDLVKKHTKKRTKYHFLAERVETEAEFEATKEAGFKFFQGYFFSKPEVMQTKYVSPEQVLALKLFREVCVPDPDFGRIENIITQDVTLSYKLLRFVNTQSTTLEVTITSFRQALIYLGQEKLKMFVSLVVASYISSSKPRELYNLSLQRAQFCEAMSRYQPFAHLNEQGFMIGLLSILDAMLDLSVESLVGQLPLSPSVQQALLHRQGEYGALLAIEECYERADWAGVEQFSQQLGLSVDDVKSELGEAVRWSQTFSGA